The following are encoded in a window of Halorarum salinum genomic DNA:
- a CDS encoding nuclear transport factor 2 family protein, which yields MGSSEPESVARRYYDLVDAERYDDLVSLFAADVRYERPGRDAIEGRDGLRAFYESGRPLEDGRHEIHDVVVDGATAAVRGRFTGRQGGEEVAFGFADFHEIEAGEIARRYTFTDRDEV from the coding sequence ATGGGTAGCTCCGAACCGGAATCGGTGGCCCGTCGGTACTACGACCTCGTCGACGCCGAGCGGTACGACGACCTGGTCTCGCTGTTCGCCGCGGACGTCCGATACGAACGGCCGGGACGGGACGCCATCGAGGGCCGAGACGGGCTTCGAGCGTTCTACGAGTCCGGCCGCCCGCTGGAGGACGGTCGCCACGAGATACACGACGTCGTCGTCGACGGCGCCACCGCGGCCGTTCGGGGGCGGTTCACCGGCCGACAGGGCGGCGAGGAGGTCGCGTTCGGCTTCGCCGACTTCCACGAGATCGAGGCCGGCGAGATCGCGCGCCGGTACACGTTCACCGACCGCGACGAGGTGTAG
- a CDS encoding acetamidase/formamidase family protein — translation MEHDPGGERYTVDHRLSDADHNIHSKWDGSLDPVLTVEPGEIVRFECRDAVDRQVDVETTAEEVTDVSFDPVHPLTGPVYVEGAEPGDVLEVELLDLQHKGWGYNLYFPGEMGLGLLPEDFDDPGIHVWDLEGDVGAFVNGIEVPLDPFPGVIGNAPGEAGEHDTLPPRDVGGNMDVKHMTAGSTVYLPVEVEGALFSTGDCHAAQGDGEVCVTGVEAPMFVTARFSVRKEMDVEQPQLHTQGPFTPTGVDEPTYATTGIDPDLMEATRKATRHMIDHLHGNRGLTRGEAYLLCSAAMDLKVSEVVDAPNWTVTAYVADSLFPE, via the coding sequence ATGGAACACGATCCCGGAGGGGAGCGATACACGGTCGACCACCGCCTCTCGGACGCGGACCACAACATCCACAGCAAGTGGGACGGCTCGCTCGACCCGGTCCTCACTGTCGAACCCGGCGAGATCGTGCGGTTCGAGTGTCGCGACGCCGTCGACCGCCAGGTGGACGTGGAGACGACCGCCGAGGAGGTGACGGACGTTTCGTTCGACCCGGTCCACCCGCTCACAGGGCCGGTGTACGTCGAGGGCGCCGAACCCGGCGACGTCCTCGAGGTGGAACTGCTCGACCTCCAGCACAAGGGCTGGGGGTACAACCTCTACTTCCCCGGCGAGATGGGGCTGGGCCTGCTCCCGGAGGACTTCGACGACCCGGGCATCCACGTCTGGGACCTCGAGGGCGACGTCGGGGCGTTCGTGAACGGCATCGAGGTGCCGCTCGACCCGTTCCCGGGCGTCATCGGCAACGCGCCCGGCGAGGCCGGAGAGCACGACACGCTCCCGCCGCGTGACGTCGGCGGCAACATGGACGTCAAGCACATGACCGCCGGCTCGACCGTCTACCTCCCGGTGGAGGTCGAGGGCGCGCTGTTCTCGACGGGCGACTGCCACGCGGCGCAGGGCGACGGCGAGGTGTGTGTCACCGGCGTCGAGGCGCCGATGTTCGTCACCGCGAGGTTCTCGGTCCGGAAGGAGATGGACGTCGAACAGCCCCAGCTCCACACGCAAGGGCCGTTCACCCCGACCGGCGTCGACGAGCCGACGTACGCCACGACCGGCATCGATCCGGACCTCATGGAGGCGACGAGGAAGGCGACCCGGCACATGATCGATCACCTCCACGGGAACCGGGGGCTGACGCGGGGCGAGGCGTACCTCCTCTGTTCGGCCGCGATGGATCTGAAGGTGAGCGAGGTCGTGGACGCGCCGAACTGGACCGTGACCGCCTACGTCGCGGACAGCCTCTTCCCCGAGTAG
- a CDS encoding MOSC domain-containing protein, producing MNVRVEALFTAPEDSAPMESHDRIECVEGGIKGDRYLLGTGFYSPFDVCQVTFVAAEAIEEIRESFGIDLTDGRHRRNVVLRGVGTDGLHDLLGATFRVGGATFRGTRPRPPCAHVEQVAGEEGVARALKERRGGVCADVVEPGTVAVGDELAVVEGDARSVGKRIADRLRGDGGG from the coding sequence ATGAACGTCCGCGTCGAGGCGCTGTTCACCGCCCCCGAGGATTCGGCCCCGATGGAGAGCCACGACCGGATCGAGTGCGTCGAGGGCGGCATCAAGGGCGACCGCTACCTGCTGGGCACCGGCTTCTACTCCCCGTTCGACGTCTGCCAGGTCACCTTCGTCGCGGCCGAGGCGATCGAAGAGATCCGCGAGTCGTTCGGCATCGACCTCACGGACGGGCGCCACCGGCGGAACGTCGTCCTCCGCGGCGTCGGCACGGACGGACTCCACGACCTGCTCGGCGCGACGTTCCGCGTCGGCGGGGCGACGTTCCGGGGGACCCGTCCCCGCCCGCCCTGCGCGCACGTGGAGCAGGTCGCGGGGGAGGAAGGTGTCGCCCGGGCGCTGAAGGAGCGTCGCGGCGGCGTCTGTGCGGACGTGGTCGAACCGGGCACCGTCGCGGTGGGCGACGAACTCGCGGTCGTGGAGGGGGACGCCCGGAGCGTCGGGAAGCGGATCGCGGACCGGCTTCGGGGCGACGGCGGCGGCTAG
- a CDS encoding Glu/Leu/Phe/Val family dehydrogenase → MEGEANPFESLQSQVDDAASYLEVDDDALERLKHPQRVVELNLSVDLDDGSIGRFTAFRSQFNGDRGPYKGGIRYHPGVSRDEVKALSGWMAYKCAVVDVPYGGAKGGIVIDPAEHSTDELERITRAFAAELRPFIGEDVDVPAPDVNTGQREMNWIKDTYETLVGGTAPGVVTGKSLDSGGSEGRVEATGRSTMLVAREAFDYLGKEMAGATVAVQGYGNAGHVAAYLLEDLGADVVAVSDSSGAIRRESGLDTRAVKEHKNETGSVSGYARAEEKLSNEDLLTLDVDLLVPAALENAIDGDLAREVRADVVVEAANGPLTPEADEVLASRDVYVLPDILANAGGVTVSYFEWVQNRQRFYWSEERVNEELEAVIVPAFENLVEAYESMDLPNFRTAAYVVGIRRVMDAYEDSGNWP, encoded by the coding sequence ATGGAAGGCGAGGCAAACCCATTCGAGAGCCTGCAGTCGCAGGTGGACGACGCCGCGTCGTACCTCGAGGTCGACGACGACGCCCTCGAACGGCTCAAACACCCCCAGCGGGTGGTCGAACTGAACCTCTCGGTCGACCTCGACGACGGTTCGATCGGGCGCTTCACCGCGTTTCGCTCCCAGTTCAACGGCGACCGGGGGCCGTACAAGGGCGGGATCCGCTACCACCCCGGCGTCAGCCGAGACGAGGTGAAGGCGCTCTCCGGGTGGATGGCGTACAAGTGCGCCGTCGTCGACGTTCCCTACGGGGGCGCGAAGGGCGGCATCGTCATCGACCCCGCGGAACACTCGACGGACGAACTCGAGCGCATCACGCGCGCGTTCGCGGCGGAGCTCCGGCCGTTCATCGGCGAGGACGTGGACGTCCCCGCGCCGGACGTGAACACCGGCCAGCGGGAGATGAACTGGATCAAGGACACCTACGAGACGCTGGTCGGGGGGACGGCGCCCGGCGTCGTCACCGGCAAGTCGCTCGACTCCGGGGGGAGCGAGGGGCGCGTCGAGGCGACCGGCCGCTCCACGATGCTCGTGGCGCGCGAGGCGTTCGACTACCTCGGGAAGGAGATGGCCGGGGCGACCGTCGCCGTGCAGGGGTACGGGAACGCGGGCCACGTCGCCGCCTACCTGCTGGAGGATCTGGGCGCCGACGTCGTCGCCGTCTCCGACTCCTCGGGAGCGATCCGCCGGGAGTCCGGGCTGGACACCCGCGCCGTCAAGGAGCACAAGAACGAGACGGGATCGGTGTCGGGCTACGCCCGCGCCGAGGAGAAGCTCTCGAACGAGGACCTGCTCACGCTGGACGTCGATCTGCTCGTCCCCGCCGCGCTGGAGAACGCGATCGACGGGGACCTGGCGCGCGAGGTCCGGGCGGACGTCGTCGTCGAGGCGGCGAACGGCCCCCTCACGCCGGAGGCCGACGAGGTGCTCGCGAGCCGGGACGTGTACGTCCTCCCCGACATCCTCGCGAACGCGGGCGGCGTCACCGTCTCCTACTTCGAGTGGGTGCAGAACCGCCAGCGCTTCTACTGGAGCGAGGAGCGGGTGAACGAGGAACTGGAGGCGGTGATCGTCCCCGCGTTCGAGAACCTGGTGGAGGCGTACGAGTCGATGGACCTGCCGAACTTCAGGACCGCCGCGTACGTCGTGGGAATCCGCCGCGTGATGGACGCCTACGAGGACAGCGGGAACTGGCCGTAG
- the gdhB gene encoding glutamate dehydrogenase GdhB encodes MSTGTADTTETQADPSDAEEPESALETARRQLEHAAAHLDVDPGVIERLKHPTTVHRVAVPLEHDDGSVNVYTGYRAQHDDVRGPYKGGLRYHPHVSEEECVGLSMWMTWKCAVMDLPFGGGKGGVVVDPRELSDGERERLTRRFAEELRKFVGPKKDIPAPDMGTDSQTMAWFMDAYSMQEGETIPGVVTGKPPVVGGSEGREEAPGRSVALITREAADYYDRDLDGLTVAVQGYGSVGANAARLLDDWGANVVAVSDTGGAVHDPAGLDTHAVPSFSEEQNAVTNHDAPETLEDGNDILELDVDVLIPAAVGNVITTENAADVEADLVVEGANGPTTFAADAILAERGVEVIPDILANAGGVTVSYFEWLQDINRRTWSLERVNDELESEMLSAWDDVRAEVEERDVTWRDAAYIVALRRIAEAKSVRGLWP; translated from the coding sequence ATGTCAACCGGAACAGCGGACACGACGGAGACGCAGGCGGACCCGAGCGACGCGGAGGAACCGGAGAGCGCCCTCGAGACGGCGCGCCGCCAGCTCGAGCACGCGGCCGCGCATCTCGACGTCGACCCCGGCGTCATCGAGCGCCTCAAGCACCCGACGACGGTCCACCGCGTCGCGGTCCCGCTGGAGCACGACGACGGCTCGGTGAACGTGTACACCGGCTACCGGGCCCAGCACGACGACGTCCGCGGGCCGTACAAGGGCGGGCTCCGCTACCACCCCCACGTGAGCGAGGAGGAGTGTGTGGGCCTCTCGATGTGGATGACCTGGAAGTGCGCCGTGATGGACCTCCCGTTCGGCGGGGGGAAGGGCGGCGTCGTCGTCGACCCGCGCGAACTCTCCGACGGGGAGCGGGAACGGCTCACGCGCCGGTTCGCCGAGGAGCTGCGGAAGTTCGTCGGCCCGAAGAAGGACATCCCTGCGCCCGACATGGGCACCGACTCCCAGACGATGGCCTGGTTCATGGACGCCTATAGCATGCAGGAGGGCGAGACCATCCCCGGCGTCGTCACGGGCAAGCCGCCGGTGGTGGGCGGGTCGGAGGGGCGCGAGGAGGCGCCCGGTCGCAGCGTCGCGCTCATCACACGCGAGGCCGCCGACTACTACGACCGCGACCTCGACGGCCTCACGGTCGCCGTGCAGGGCTACGGCTCGGTCGGCGCGAACGCCGCCCGCCTGCTCGACGACTGGGGCGCGAACGTCGTCGCCGTCTCCGACACCGGCGGCGCCGTCCACGACCCGGCGGGGCTCGACACCCACGCCGTCCCCTCCTTCTCCGAGGAGCAGAACGCCGTCACGAACCACGACGCCCCCGAGACGCTCGAGGACGGGAACGACATCCTCGAACTCGACGTCGACGTGCTGATCCCCGCGGCCGTCGGCAACGTCATCACCACGGAGAACGCGGCCGACGTCGAGGCGGACCTGGTCGTCGAGGGGGCGAACGGGCCGACGACGTTCGCGGCCGACGCCATCCTGGCCGAGCGCGGCGTCGAGGTCATCCCCGACATCCTGGCCAACGCCGGCGGGGTGACCGTCAGCTACTTCGAGTGGCTCCAGGACATCAACCGCCGGACCTGGTCGCTCGAACGGGTGAACGACGAGCTCGAATCGGAGATGCTCTCCGCCTGGGACGACGTCCGCGCCGAGGTCGAGGAGCGCGACGTGACGTGGCGCGACGCCGCCTACATCGTCGCGCTCCGGCGCATCGCGGAGGCGAAGAGCGTCCGCGGGCTCTGGCCGTAG
- a CDS encoding HpcH/HpaI aldolase/citrate lyase family protein, which translates to MVRRSVLFSPGDRPALMRKAPGAGADTIVFDLEDAVAPARKAEARAAVRDVLADPTFDPDAEVCVRVTGADTYRDLEALADEGPGNFDAVMLPKAGSADRVDHLENQLREHDCRVPVLALVETARGVLNAAAIADAGATDALLFGAEDLSADLGATRTREGTEVLYAREKVVVAAAAAGVDAIDTVYTEFEDAAGLREETRFARGLGYDGKMAIHPAQVPVVNGAFTPDESEREWAETVLSAREEAAAEDRGVFEVDGEMIDAPLIARAERIREYARLAVERDGGDEN; encoded by the coding sequence ATGGTCAGACGCAGCGTCCTCTTCTCGCCGGGCGACCGCCCGGCGCTCATGCGGAAGGCACCCGGCGCGGGCGCGGACACGATCGTCTTCGACCTCGAGGACGCCGTCGCTCCCGCCCGGAAGGCGGAGGCGCGGGCGGCCGTCCGCGACGTCCTGGCGGACCCGACGTTCGACCCCGACGCCGAGGTGTGCGTCCGCGTCACCGGCGCCGACACGTACCGTGACCTGGAGGCGCTGGCCGACGAGGGGCCGGGGAACTTCGACGCCGTGATGCTCCCGAAGGCCGGGTCCGCCGACCGGGTCGACCACCTCGAGAATCAGCTCCGGGAACACGACTGTCGCGTTCCCGTGCTCGCGCTGGTGGAGACCGCGCGGGGCGTTCTGAACGCCGCGGCGATCGCGGACGCGGGGGCGACCGACGCCCTCCTGTTCGGCGCGGAGGACCTCTCGGCCGACCTCGGCGCGACGCGCACCCGGGAGGGGACCGAGGTGCTGTACGCCCGCGAGAAGGTCGTCGTCGCGGCCGCCGCCGCCGGCGTCGACGCGATCGACACGGTGTACACGGAGTTCGAGGACGCGGCGGGGCTCCGCGAGGAGACCCGGTTCGCGAGGGGGCTGGGCTACGACGGGAAGATGGCCATCCACCCCGCGCAGGTGCCGGTCGTCAACGGGGCGTTCACCCCGGACGAGTCGGAGCGGGAGTGGGCCGAGACGGTCCTGTCCGCCCGCGAGGAGGCCGCCGCCGAGGACCGCGGCGTCTTCGAGGTGGACGGCGAGATGATCGACGCACCGCTGATCGCGCGCGCGGAGCGGATCCGCGAGTACGCCCGGCTCGCGGTCGAGCGGGACGGCGGGGACGAGAACTGA
- a CDS encoding UxaA family hydrolase, producing the protein MRDVVEYGETATHESGLAVVDAHSQFAEAATALAAAGAQVIVHVTDEGVPTGHPVAPVVKVTGNGATHEALETDMDVDATATSASELLEYVVRVPCGGQSCAERHGLSDFAITRVGPST; encoded by the coding sequence GTGCGGGACGTCGTCGAGTACGGCGAAACGGCGACGCACGAATCCGGACTCGCGGTGGTCGACGCCCACTCACAGTTCGCCGAGGCGGCGACCGCGCTCGCGGCAGCGGGTGCTCAAGTGATCGTCCACGTCACCGACGAAGGCGTTCCCACGGGCCACCCGGTCGCACCCGTCGTGAAGGTCACTGGCAACGGGGCGACCCACGAGGCGCTCGAGACCGACATGGACGTCGACGCGACGGCCACGTCGGCGTCGGAGTTACTCGAGTACGTCGTTCGGGTCCCGTGCGGCGGCCAGTCCTGCGCGGAGCGCCACGGCTTGAGCGACTTCGCGATCACTCGCGTCGGGCCGTCGACGTAA
- a CDS encoding MFS transporter produces MNESLGRRERYQRLAIGIAAAANKGRVVLMGTVMSVYIGQVGSPFAVSLVFTVYWFGLMVFSPVAGAIADVTGRRRAVLVGTATLSTLTVVPLTVVDGVWGPLAFRGLFAVFAAGFLPVMLTIVSERGGSEGRGQSLGFFNSTQAIGFTLAQFFAGVLLGLVAPWAVYLVVAAVSGSVAVAAVFVRDTTPATGGTPTLSELAIEVKTRLFPAKRDRQHLDRNGLKWLYAAVLLRNMTVLGTSSLLPIYLVSEVGVSEFVMGVLLAINPAAQMFFMYLFGHVADTSGRKPLVVYGMAGAGVHALIVAAAVVPDSVLVRAVLIGASFLVLAAAFSSETTGTYAFIGDVSPDERESELMGLHSTARGLGGAAGPALIGSLATLFSYETAFASGSVLAIAATALVAHFLVESYPSARPRGGVPAED; encoded by the coding sequence GTGAACGAATCCCTCGGCCGTCGGGAGCGGTACCAGCGCCTCGCCATCGGGATCGCCGCCGCGGCGAACAAGGGACGAGTCGTCCTGATGGGGACGGTGATGTCCGTCTACATCGGGCAGGTCGGGTCGCCCTTCGCGGTGAGTCTCGTGTTCACCGTCTACTGGTTCGGGCTGATGGTCTTCTCGCCCGTCGCGGGGGCGATCGCCGACGTGACCGGCCGCCGCCGGGCGGTACTCGTCGGGACGGCGACGCTCTCGACGCTCACAGTCGTCCCGTTGACCGTCGTCGACGGCGTGTGGGGGCCGCTCGCGTTCCGCGGCCTGTTCGCCGTCTTCGCCGCCGGGTTCCTGCCCGTCATGCTCACCATCGTGAGCGAACGGGGCGGCAGCGAGGGACGCGGCCAGTCGCTCGGCTTCTTCAACAGCACGCAGGCCATCGGGTTCACGCTGGCGCAGTTCTTCGCCGGCGTCCTCCTCGGCCTGGTCGCGCCGTGGGCGGTCTACCTGGTCGTCGCCGCGGTCAGCGGGAGCGTCGCCGTCGCCGCCGTGTTCGTCCGCGACACGACGCCGGCCACGGGTGGGACGCCGACGCTCTCCGAGCTGGCCATCGAGGTCAAGACGCGACTGTTCCCGGCCAAGCGGGACCGCCAACACCTGGACCGAAACGGCCTGAAGTGGCTCTACGCGGCCGTCCTCCTGCGGAACATGACCGTGCTCGGCACGTCCAGTCTCCTGCCCATCTACCTCGTGAGCGAGGTGGGTGTCTCGGAGTTCGTGATGGGGGTCCTCCTGGCGATCAACCCCGCGGCGCAGATGTTCTTCATGTACCTGTTCGGCCACGTCGCCGACACCTCCGGGCGGAAGCCACTCGTCGTGTACGGGATGGCCGGCGCGGGCGTCCACGCGCTCATCGTCGCCGCCGCCGTCGTCCCCGACTCGGTGCTGGTCCGGGCGGTCCTCATCGGCGCCTCGTTCCTCGTGCTGGCGGCGGCGTTCTCCTCGGAGACGACGGGCACCTACGCGTTCATCGGCGACGTCTCGCCCGACGAACGGGAGTCGGAACTGATGGGGTTGCACTCGACGGCCCGCGGCCTCGGGGGCGCCGCCGGGCCCGCGCTCATCGGCAGCCTGGCGACGCTGTTCAGTTACGAGACGGCGTTCGCCTCGGGGAGCGTGCTCGCGATCGCCGCCACGGCGCTGGTCGCGCACTTCCTCGTCGAGAGTTACCCGTCGGCCCGGCCACGTGGCGGCGTTCCCGCCGAGGACTGA
- a CDS encoding NAD(P)-dependent oxidoreductase — translation MNEATHHLFDAAAFEAMRGDAHLLNVARGAAVDEEALVEALDAGEISGAGLDVFEAEPLPEDSPLWDVDEVIVTPHRVGSDREYWRGVAAIVRGNVDRIREGGEMTNCVV, via the coding sequence CTGAACGAGGCGACCCACCACCTGTTCGACGCCGCGGCGTTCGAGGCGATGCGTGGGGACGCCCACCTCCTCAACGTCGCCCGTGGCGCGGCGGTCGACGAGGAGGCGCTGGTCGAGGCGCTCGACGCGGGCGAGATCTCCGGCGCCGGCCTCGACGTGTTCGAGGCGGAACCGCTCCCGGAGGACTCGCCGCTCTGGGACGTGGACGAGGTGATCGTCACCCCGCACCGTGTGGGTTCGGACAGGGAGTACTGGCGCGGGGTCGCGGCCATCGTCCGCGGGAACGTGGACCGGATTCGTGAGGGTGGGGAGATGACGAACTGCGTGGTGTGA
- a CDS encoding amidase, protein MADPCLSSAESLARRIRDGSLSPVEVVEAHLDRIDDRDGELNAYVEVLDDQARRAAADAERAVESGADLGPLHGVPVAVKDLQNVAGVPTTFGSKPMTDFVAEENDLFVDRLLDAGAIVLGKTNTPEYGHKGTTDNLVVGPTGTPFDASKNAGGSSGGSAAAVAAGLAPLAQGSDGGGSIRIPSAFCGVFGVKPTYRRIARPARPNAFTHTPFSQLGPHARTVRDAALLLDVMAGPHPEDPMVLPESDDDYLAATTRGIEGLSVAYSPNLGVFPVEETVTDIVDDALSAFERAGADVVDVELDYDGRTREEMEDAWLAGFRTNFGALAEDRKALGVDYRGEDRADATRTFVEAADAGAAMSAVDYQRADNVRTDVFLGVQDVFEEHDLLVAPTLAVESIDNAGDDEGNTVGPSELNGEPVDPLIGWCLTYPFNMTGHPVANVPAGLTAAGMPVGMQVAGPRFADERVLAATAAVERTRPWNDAYDTL, encoded by the coding sequence ATGGCGGACCCCTGTCTCTCGTCGGCCGAGTCGCTCGCGCGACGCATCCGCGACGGATCGCTCTCGCCCGTCGAGGTGGTCGAGGCGCACCTCGACCGCATCGACGACCGCGACGGGGAACTGAACGCCTACGTTGAGGTGCTCGACGACCAGGCGCGCAGGGCGGCCGCGGACGCCGAACGCGCGGTCGAATCTGGCGCCGACCTGGGACCCCTGCACGGCGTTCCCGTCGCCGTCAAGGACCTCCAGAACGTCGCCGGCGTTCCGACGACGTTCGGCTCGAAGCCGATGACGGACTTCGTCGCCGAGGAGAACGACCTGTTCGTCGACCGGTTGCTCGACGCCGGCGCCATCGTCCTGGGCAAGACAAACACCCCCGAGTACGGCCACAAGGGGACGACCGACAACCTCGTCGTCGGCCCTACCGGGACGCCGTTCGACGCCTCGAAGAACGCTGGCGGGTCCTCGGGCGGGAGCGCCGCCGCCGTCGCCGCGGGGCTGGCGCCGCTCGCACAGGGGTCCGACGGCGGCGGGTCCATCCGCATCCCGTCGGCGTTCTGCGGCGTCTTCGGCGTCAAACCCACCTACCGCCGCATCGCTCGCCCGGCGAGGCCGAACGCGTTCACGCACACGCCCTTCTCGCAACTCGGCCCCCACGCTCGGACGGTGCGCGACGCGGCCCTGCTGTTGGACGTCATGGCCGGCCCGCACCCGGAGGACCCGATGGTCCTGCCCGAGTCGGACGACGACTACCTCGCGGCGACGACCCGCGGCATCGAGGGCCTCTCGGTCGCGTACAGTCCGAACCTCGGCGTCTTTCCGGTCGAGGAGACGGTGACCGACATCGTCGACGACGCGCTGTCGGCCTTCGAGCGGGCGGGCGCGGACGTCGTCGACGTCGAACTCGACTACGACGGCCGGACGCGCGAGGAGATGGAGGACGCGTGGCTCGCCGGCTTCCGGACCAACTTCGGCGCGCTCGCGGAGGACAGGAAGGCGCTCGGCGTCGACTACCGCGGCGAGGACCGGGCGGACGCGACGCGGACGTTCGTGGAGGCGGCCGACGCCGGGGCCGCGATGAGCGCCGTCGACTACCAGCGCGCCGACAACGTCCGTACCGACGTCTTCCTCGGCGTCCAGGACGTGTTCGAGGAGCACGACCTGCTCGTCGCGCCGACCCTCGCCGTCGAATCGATCGACAACGCCGGCGACGACGAGGGGAACACCGTCGGCCCGAGCGAGTTGAACGGCGAACCCGTCGACCCGCTCATCGGCTGGTGTCTGACGTACCCGTTCAACATGACGGGCCACCCGGTGGCGAACGTCCCGGCGGGCCTGACCGCGGCCGGGATGCCCGTCGGCATGCAGGTGGCCGGCCCACGCTTTGCCGACGAGCGGGTACTGGCCGCGACCGCCGCCGTCGAGCGGACTCGCCCGTGGAACGACGCGTACGACACGCTCTGA
- a CDS encoding enolase C-terminal domain-like protein, whose amino-acid sequence MAPTITRIESTEFGYELEDRGPYPGGFGMAYHPGETTTRHLFGVRVHTDDGVTGEYVGGNSPGMAELNMIADYLVGRDPLRRERHWSELKRALRKYDRMGIGPVDIALWDFAGKYYDAPIHELLGTYRDRLPAYASTYGGDRNGGLDSPEAYADFAEDCLDMGYRGFKIHVWGGEWRDTEEVVDVIHAVGERVGDEMDLMLDPACQLETFADALTVGRACDEQEFFWYEDPYRDAGISQHAHRKLRQQLTTPILQTEHVRGLEPFTDFAATESTDFLRADPEYDAGITGALKRAKVAEGFGLDVEFHAPGPAQRQCIAAIRNTNYYEMALVHPEVPNTTPPVYTGGYDDQLESIDDEGYVSIPDGPGLGVTYDWDYIEDNETGRRTYE is encoded by the coding sequence ATGGCGCCGACTATCACCCGAATCGAATCAACGGAGTTCGGTTACGAACTGGAGGACCGCGGGCCCTACCCCGGCGGTTTCGGGATGGCCTACCACCCGGGCGAGACGACCACCCGCCACCTCTTCGGCGTGCGCGTCCACACCGACGATGGGGTGACAGGCGAGTACGTCGGGGGAAACTCCCCCGGCATGGCGGAGTTGAACATGATCGCCGATTACCTCGTGGGTAGGGACCCGCTTCGCCGGGAGCGCCACTGGAGCGAGTTGAAGCGCGCGCTCCGGAAGTACGACCGGATGGGCATCGGCCCGGTCGACATCGCGCTGTGGGACTTCGCGGGCAAGTACTACGACGCGCCCATCCACGAGCTCCTGGGCACCTACCGGGATCGGCTCCCCGCCTACGCCTCGACGTACGGCGGCGACCGAAACGGCGGGCTGGACTCCCCGGAGGCGTACGCCGACTTCGCCGAGGACTGTCTCGACATGGGGTACCGGGGCTTCAAGATCCACGTCTGGGGTGGCGAGTGGCGTGACACCGAGGAGGTCGTCGACGTGATCCACGCGGTGGGCGAGCGGGTCGGCGACGAGATGGACCTCATGCTCGACCCGGCCTGTCAGCTCGAGACGTTCGCCGACGCGCTGACGGTGGGGAGAGCCTGCGACGAACAGGAGTTCTTCTGGTACGAGGACCCCTATCGGGACGCCGGCATCTCGCAACACGCCCACCGGAAACTCCGTCAGCAACTGACGACGCCGATCCTCCAGACCGAACACGTCCGCGGACTGGAGCCGTTCACCGACTTCGCCGCCACCGAGTCGACGGACTTCCTCCGCGCGGACCCGGAGTATGACGCCGGCATCACGGGCGCGCTGAAACGCGCCAAAGTGGCCGAGGGGTTCGGGCTGGACGTGGAGTTCCACGCTCCGGGTCCGGCCCAGCGGCAGTGCATCGCCGCCATCCGCAACACCAACTACTACGAAATGGCGCTCGTCCACCCGGAGGTCCCGAACACGACGCCGCCGGTGTACACCGGCGGCTACGACGACCAGCTGGAATCCATCGACGACGAGGGATACGTCTCGATCCCGGACGGGCCGGGGCTCGGCGTCACCTACGACTGGGACTACATCGAGGACAACGAGACTGGCCGGCGGACCTACGAGTAG